The DNA segment CGGGAAAGGGTGTGTGGAGATTAAATGCCCTTTTAAGCACAAGGACCATAACATTCTACAGGCATGTACTGACAAGGAGTTTTGTCTGCAGTTCACAGAAGGAAGGATGGAGTTGAAGCAGACCCACAAGTACTACAAACAGGTACAAACTCAGATCTTTGTCACCGAGTCACAGTTCTGTGACTTTGTTGTTTGGACGACCAAAAGCCTTGCAACTGTGCGTGTCATGCCTGACGTAGAACTATGGGAGACACTTTTGCCAACAGCACAGACTTTTTTTTACAAGGTTGTCCTACCTGAGCTTGTAGCCCGGCCACTAcactccaacccccacccctgtGCCTTCAGCTGAGCTACCTGTGCCTCCAGCCGATTCCCAGCCCACAGACAAACCCAAAAAACGAGCACAGAAGAGCACAGTCAGAAAAACATTGGCCACATTACAGCCAGGTAAAACACCCAAGCACAAGGTTGTCCCACCAGCCCCTACCAGCACCCCCCCTTCAGCTGACCTACCTGTGCCATTAGTTGATTCACAGcccacagacaaaaacaaaaaacgagcACGAAAAAAGACAATCAAAACACCATTGGCCACACTGCAGCCAGGTAACACCCCCCAGCCCAAAAGAAGGGCATGTGAAAAGACTGTGTTGTGGTAACCTGACCTGTCATCCAGGTATGTTGTGAGCAGTGTCCCCCTTTTAATCTGCCTATGTCAACGGTGATCCTGTGTGTTCGAGTTTCATGCCAATAAATTattgaatcttgaatcttgtGGTGCTTTTGCAGACAGCCTGAAGAGTTTGATGACATGGTTGCTTGTGATAATCAGAACTGTCCTATACAGTGGTTCAATTTAGGTTGCGTAGGACTCAGCAGCGCACCAGCCAGAGAAGAGTCATGGCAATGCGATGCTTGCacaagttggttggttgttacTACTTTAAGTTATGCAATTGTGTTTGCAACCAAAGAACACTGAGCACAATTCTTTCTTAATACAGATAAAGGAGGCAGAATTCAATTCAGTCTTTGTGCATTTTATTTACAGAGATGGCTAAAAATCATTACATGTTTAGTGACATTACAAAATCTTttggaaaacaaaacatatttatatatgtatatatatatttacatgtgTACATATTTACATGTGCATATTTACATTAGATGTGAGCATGGTGTATAATTCTAACATGACGGCTTCACAACAATACTTGGACACATATTGGTcaaagcacagcacacaacCACAATTTTATCCAACAAAGTCTTATCCTCCCCCTCACAAGGCACCACAAATCCAAGGCGTATTGTGTCATTTAATATGTTGAACTTAGAGCGCATACACCCTATCACTCGCTCCACGTGGATCCTAACATGAGCTAACTTCCTGGTCTCTTCCACATCTTTTGCATTAAGTTGGCTGTGGCCCCTGGTGAAGGCAGGTATTTTCAGTGTAGCGCCCACAAGGGCAACACTTTCTTTAATATCAAATCCACGGTCCGCTAACACAAGGTCTCCAGACGAGCTTCTGAAGAAAAGCCACTGTTCTCGGTGATCTGCTTATCACTGGCACGCCCCCCCCACCCTTTGGAAATGAAAGAGATAGTACCTTGTGGTGTTATGCCGATGAGATATTTCATTGTGTACCTGCTTTTGTAGTTTGAATATGTCTGTGCCTTTGCACGTAAATTTTGTGCCCTTTCAATGAAAAGCTCAAAGCAGTCAATAATGACAGTAACACGATTCCCAAACATTTCTACATACTGATGTGGCATGCTTGCCTGTATACAATGTCGCTTTGGCCAGTACACCAAAGGACTGAGGTGTGCATGCAGTACATTGATGGTCTCAAAGAACAGATTGTATGCGGTATGTCGGCTAATGTCGAAGAGGTGTGCAACATGTTCGACAGGCAGATCAAGTCTTAAGCGCATAAGGGTCAGGAGGAGCATTTGAAAATGGgagagttttctttcttttgtttttggtAGACTGGGAATGATTTGCATCAGCACACCCATCAACAGACTGAAAGATGGAAGGCCAGTGTAGTACTTCACCTTTAAATCATTGTTTTTGAGAAAATTCTCATCCAGGGCCTTTTTGGAGAGCTCTCCCTTCAGTTTTCGATTCTCCTCCTGCAAACGGATTATTTCTTTGGTTCTAAGGGCACACTTGGTGCACTTTTGCTGTTCATCTGCATTCCCCATTGGAGCACCAGCATCCCCTGATGTTTCAGTCTCCATATCTTCCTCTCTGCATGCATTGTCTGGGGCTGGTGGTAGGGGCTGAGTCTCTTGTCCTTCTATCTCAGCCACAGGTGCAGAGTAGTCTGATTGTAATaacaataagaaaaataaattgtCAATCTCTGTACTTGCCTGATGCCCAGGGCCCCGATTTGAAAATTCCATGTTTCTGCATCTGTGATCAGGGACCAGTTTAAAAGAAATCATTGATTCCACACATCAAGACATGGGATTTATGAATCTGGATTACTTTGATCCAAATGACAGTTTTGAAGAACGGCCCAGGGGTGTGACTTTCACACCATACTTTTGTTACTGATAGCTGCTGAGTATTTCAAGACTGTTACATTAGCATGCCAAATGCCTAATGACCTCCTAGAATGATTGGCCTTTGAGTCAGAAAAGCTACAACTCTGTGTGAAAGGTACTTACACTTAGGTTCAATCCGTTGTCTAGATAGAAACACCATTGGACATAAAATATATTGAATCTACTTGCGTCTGTTACCAATATTTACCTGGGAACAAATGTGCTGGTTCATTCAGCTCAGTCTCAGGACCGGTGTGGACAGTGCCCGGAGATGGGGGTGGATTCACGAGACCTTCCATCTCAGTTGCAGATGTAGTGTTGTCTGACAgtaacaataaaaataaatgttgtcATATCACAACCACTATTCCAAAGGAATCCAGATTAGCTATACACAGGGGACAACatatattgtattattttaAGATTTACCTGGGTATAAAGGTGCAGCAATATCGAACTCAGCCTCAGGACCAGTGTGGGGGGGTTGCGGTTGTTGTGACCTCGTCGCTCTTCTCCTAAGCCGCTTGAACCGGTCTGTGTTAGTAACTTTGACCTCAGTATGGCCGAGGTACAGGGAAGGGGCCCAGTCAGGATCACACTCAATCATTTCATAAGCAGGTTTGCCTGCAAACAGTCACCAAATAAATTGCTATGTACCTACATGTACAACATTTAAAACTGATTAAGGTTAAGGTTACGGTTACGTTTTACGCTAGCACATTGGAAAGCTAATTTTCTAGCCATttcatgctagttaacattggCCTAATGTCAAATCTAATGGTCTggttaagtaaaaaaaaacgctGGTTATTTGCCCACAACATAACATTTACAGAGAATAAGTAACTTAcctttgtgaaaatgctttgaaCACACCATCATGTGTGGCGGACTGTTATCGAAGGTAATCTTGGGCCTCCTTACTGCTGCTATCCATGCCATTCGTCGCCTTTTTGTCACCTCTGAAACATGGCTTGTACTATTATTTTTCCACGCTGGAAAACGATAATAGGAAATTCCGTTCTTAAGCTTTACTCCACTTCTATCATGAGAACGACTATTACAGTTTATAACACAGCAGGTAGACGGCATCTTGAACACTTCCCAGCAATCAAGTCTGGCGCGTTTTCCTACTTGTTGTTTGTGCCGCGGATTCCCAAAATGCTTTGCGTTCACCACTGGGAATACGTCATGATGACGACACATTAGCGATCTTTATAGTCCTGTCCCAATATTTAGTATTTACCCCTAGAATAATTTatcataggcctagcctatctTGCGTTTGGTGTGACTTAAACCCCTTATCCGGTTTACACACGATGCTAGCATATGAAAATGTTATTAAAAGGAGCTACGAGTAGGCGTGCTGCACATCTAGGCATTACCGTTTATTTTCTTCTATTCAACAAAGTGGGCCTATTCATAAAACACTGGCAAAACACAACTGTAAGAGCTTGGGTCTCAATACGGGTCCTTAACTGCTTAGTAAATAAACGTTGCGTATATTAACTTTCTTTAGGAGAGCTGTAGCCTTTCTGGATTCTGCTATCAAGCATGAGTAGACATACACTAGGCCTATGCATACGTCTCACAATAGCTAGCCCCTTTTCAAATGAAAAGTCCCCATAAAGAATATAGCTCaacatgtaaacagataatTTACATGTTATAAGGGGTTATTTGCAGTGAGCTACCCCTGCCTTTCCTACAGACTAGAGGTAAAACATAGGCCCGacagtgttgctttgtttaggctataagaTATTTCTCAGTAAATGTCATGTTAAGGTGGGTTTAGAGGTGACCTTTACCttgatgtaggcctagtagcCTATGTGATGAGATCAAACTCCCAATAGACTTGCTTAAAATGAGTTGAATATAACAACCTGTGTAGGTTTTTATAAACCGTATTATGCTTTCAatgcatgtaatatattttaagtcaatttatctcatttaatctaatttaattcaccagaagtcatcatttaaggtgttatttttcaaaatttccGTTGGAGACCCAAAAGTATTTTATGTTTTGGGGCCCAAATTCTCCAGCAGCAAATAACTTGCATTTTTGCACATTGTGACCACCTATTTCATTTTTGAATCACAAAGTATGTGAGACAGCAAgggggaagggtgtgtgtgcgcgtgtactgTGTATGGTAGTGGGCCTATTTGGAAGGAAGTCCAGTTCCTTTTTTTAGTCCCAGTCcgtcccagacacacacacacataggctacccACACACTACTGCTGAAAGTTTTTTAACGCCTATTAACTAAACATCCCAAACTTAGAGGACATCAACCAAAATTCATATCATTTCCCTCAACATCATTCCTGTTCACCTGATTCATATATTGTGCGCCATCAAGCATTTAAAAATGTGGCCATGCGGCTACTGATCACAGTAGGCCGACATTTTCAAGTGTGTTTTCGTGTGTCTAAAGGTATAAAGTTTAAACTTCAGGCTAAAGTGGGTTTAGATGCCTGACTACAAGGGAAGCTATGACGACTCTGTAATGTTAACAAATAGTCATTCTGTGAGGTGACCGTCGATCAAATCCTTCTTCTTCTAATTCTTCTGTTTTTATTGGCGGTTGACAACTGCTTGGTGTATTACCGCCACCGCTGGACTGGAGTGTGGAACAGGAGTTGCTGATTACCTTTAAATTAGACTCTTTTTAAAAGTCCTGTATCCCTTCTTTTGGACGCATCTGTAAATATAATCCTACTCTCCCTATATTTTTCAGCAATATAACTGTGCACTCTCCATTTGTCTATCTCCTCTTCCTGGTTTCCCTCAAGTAGTCCTAAATCCACTTTAAGTTCTTCAAATGTCCAGGGGGGGGACTGCAGGTAGCGCCACTGTGGGGCTGATACTCATAGAACTTAACCTCATATTCACTACCTTGTGGTTAATTGTCCATCCAAaacttctccctccctcatgcATATGCTCTTGACAATTCCTAAGGGCTGGCTGGGCAATATGGTCCTCACTATGTCCCTTAAGGTTAGCCCAGTATACTAGGGCAAGCTGATCTCTTCTCAACTGCAAAGGCATCTCTCCCATCTCCACCTGTATGGCTGCTATTGGACAAGTTTTCACTGCCCCACTACAGATCCTAAGGGCTTGATTATGCATAACATCCAGTTTCTTTAGTACAGTTTTGGATGCAGACCCATAAACCACACTCCCGTAGTCAAATACTGATCTCATTAGGCCAGTATTGTTCTCAATGCTGCCCCAGATGCACCCCACTTGACTCCACACAGGCACCTCATTACATTTCAAATTCTCTTACACTTCCCCACCATCCTCTGCACGTGGAATGCCCAAGTCAACCTCGCATCAAACCACACCCCCAAATATTTAAAAACCTCAACTCTTTCCAATTCCCTGCCTAACAAATGAATTTTAAATTCAGGACCAATGTTCCCCCTAGAGAAGAACATTACCTTCGTTTTTTCAACTGAAATCCTAAATCCCCACTGTACTGCCCATTTCTGGACTTCATTCACGGCATTCTGCATTTTTGATCCAATAAACCCCAGATTCCCCCCCTTTTCCCATATGGCTCCATCGTCTGCAAACAAGGCTACTCCATCAGGACCCTGCACATTTGTAAAAACCTGATCTATCATTATATCAAATAACAAGGGACTAACAATACTTCCCTGAGGGGTCGATCAAATCCTGTGATACATCATCTGCAATTGTCCACGTTCACATTTAACCTTTAACCTTTACTCGCACACGGGCATGCGGACAGAATGTGAAAAGCTATCGCGTAGCCGTAGCCTCAGGCGGAACCTTTGTGATGACCCATCGGCAGCTGGGTGCTTATTTTGAAGATGCACCGGCTTCAGCTGACTCTGAATCGATCAGACTCATACGAATAGGAAGAGAGTAAGCTAGCTTGCCCCATGGATACATTATGAAAGAGGAACACGTAGAAGTCAGGCAGTTATTTAAAACAGTATCGTTTTTAGGTTCCTGAATGCGCACGGACTTGAACGAACCACTGACAACGATGATGTAGCCTAAATTAACTATCCTAGTCGCGCTCACTGGCGTTTTGTCCCATCCACGGACCGATCAGTGGCCCCGTCACATCTGTTACTGATAGACAGAGAAGTGGAGATCGGCTAGCGCTCGCCTTTAACCCTGTCATACTCTAGGTGTCAACTTGCTGCAGGCTACGTTAAACAACGTATTATGGATCGCAACAGTATAAACAGTGACTTATTGCTAACAACAGACAATCAAGGTgaggaaataaaataaatgtcgAGATTTAGCGTTCAGCGTCTAGAGTTCGCTTGTGTTTCTGTTTGATTATTTGAGTTGACATGGTGTGAAAGTCTGAACTGCCTTTTTTTAACTGTCTAGGCCGTGTCAGCTACTGGAGAAATGTCTGTGGTTTCTGGTAAGTAGCCAGTGTGTTCTAGCGTGCTTTCTTTTGCATCGAAGCTCGTAGTTATCTCAGAATAAATCTGTGTCCCACCTCCGGGTCGACTCACAGGTGCCTCGGCTTGTGTAACAACTTCGCCTACGTCGTGATGTTGAGCGCAGCGCACGACATTCTGAAGCAGCAAGAAACCAACAACACGCTTCCGGTGAGAGTGCGGCTTTGCTGATGTCTTGTGTTTTCTTGACAGGCGTCACATGATGGCTGGCGATATAGCGATCAATCTTTACAGCCAGGTCTTGCATTTACCAGACAGCTTTACAGCCAGGTCTTGTATTGTATAAGGCAGGGGGGGCTTACTACTTCCCCCTGATCGAAGTAGTAAGCAGAGTAGTCTACTACCCCCTCCCCCCGATCAACAGACCCACCCATGTCCCATCaacccagcttcatgagagatgcacaaattccattatttcaaacacactgttttatttattctagaaccctatagtaaataataataaataataataatgcatcactgcaaacctcaatctgatgcaggttatgtagaccagcctttctcaaacttctttgacctgaggcccagtcatggcagacttttgggtcatagggctcatctacacgtacccaaccccactccctccaaatcaaattgtcattatcattatcacaatcattatgcctatattgttatacatgcactttcacttaaatgttttgacATGCACATAAGAGggctgctttactaatgtaagatataattagtttcattgcttttgcatggttgcatgatgcttgcataagaacagaaatacttctcaaaacagcaacaattatatgggtgctattgttttgggatgtttccctcatgcaagcatcatacattggtaggaaatggagaaaaaaaaacatgttttttaatgaagtttaatttgaatgcctgaatgtaaggattcaggaaacccaataccagcttttttggtgagcagataggcgtaaatcactgatctgttgatctttaacagatagaaagaaggctacaataacttttggccacgttatattcaaatttgactatacaatactcagtgctatacagtgtattatacagtctctgctctgtttctatggaagttccacaaATCAACGTTGGtctattaagtgtcgttaaacaattaaatagcattcaacaggttgaagcggagctttgataccaacgttatcgattagtttcagtctctcgcgcagacgcctgcattgaatgaacgctcataccaccacttaattgtatggctccatgtttaatgacatcgatagcagaaacgtttgttttctttttttgtcggtccgcggtatcttgatcaactgcgcagcaaattatcagacgaagcaccgggcctaatttcactccacgactccgcggaccagcagtctccacgttgcggacccacatcaaaacaaaactatttcctgattggttgagaaatcctattttctgattggccgataggttagtaacttaacagcagctctctgagctgaatgagcgcacagacagcaacgttgtgtgacacgtttgtaaaatatagcccttagaaatttctgtgcgggcaagttaataatttctcggagtgagaaatgccgtgtgtggcgtgtgaagtcattgaaatgcgtgtgtctcacactcaatgcgtgagacttgagaggtctggtATAAGGTGACAGTCACATGATCACAATGAACATTTAACTTTTTAAAATCACTTTATTGTAGTACTGTCATATCCAGTCACAAGTAATTGTTCTGTcctattgcacatcatttttttttgaCAATTTACATTATTTAATAACAGTCAACACAGCCTACTGAGACATACGGAAAAAGGAAGAGGTAGGAttaaggtctctctctctctctctccctccctccctctctctctcactctctctctgtctctctccctccctctctctcactcaccatGTAAGTCATGGTGTAAAGCAATTTAGCCTCATTTGTCCAGGTTTGGAATTCAGGGAGGGGTTGAATTTAATTTATTGAATAATAATGTCTGTATTTCCTCATATTTTGGGCATTCTGTTAAGAAGTGGAGCTCTGTCTCCACAGCCCCCAAGCTGCAGTGTGAGCatagcctctcctctctgggcagccaggtctgcctgtgtctgcctttTTCAATGGAGAGACTGTGCTCACTGAGTctgtacataaaaaaaaatgtggtcaggggaagtggttgagcactgctctcccatgcccacatccacggctgaagtgcccttgagcaaggcacctaacccctcactgctccccgagcgccgctgtagcaggcagctcactgttccgggttagtgtgtgcttcacctcactgtgtgttcactaattcacagatgggataaatgcagagaccaaaatccttgtatacgcaagaaaacttggccgagaaacctgatttacatttacatttgcattcatgttttagggccaaataacattgTAATTTAGATTGTATTTAGGTGACTTCTTTCCAATAGCTGATGTAATTTTCCTTTTCAGTGTTTGTAATTTAGTCTAATTTGTCTACTGCAACATTGTCTCAGTGACGTGGGATGGTGGACAAGTCATGTTTTGTTCTTGGCTTTTCATAGCTAGATGGTggagtatctctctctcacctctcctctctcctcccacagCCATCCATCTTTTCCAGTCTCATCACAACAGCAGTAACAGCAGCGGCCACTACGACTGCAACCCCACATCCACCGCGgtaacacacacgcgcgcatactgtacacgcacgcacgcacgcacgcacacacacgaacacgcaCACCCATGTTGCACACTATTAGCTGGTTTTATTTGCAATAAAACCATGGGAAACTGGGCCAAGGGAACGttaccacctacacacacactcttgagccgtgtgtgtgtgtgtgtgtgtgtgtgtatgtgtctgtgtgtgtatttatatatgtatgtatgtgtatttatatatatatgtgtgtgtgtgtgtgttgtgtttgcaggCTGTTTTGCTGGCTGATATCCTCCCTACTCTTTTCATCAAGCTCTTCGCGCCCTTCTTCATTCATGCAGTGCCTTATGGGTGagtgagaaaacacacacacacacacacacacacacacaca comes from the Alosa alosa isolate M-15738 ecotype Scorff River chromosome 22, AALO_Geno_1.1, whole genome shotgun sequence genome and includes:
- the LOC125287527 gene encoding LOW QUALITY PROTEIN: uncharacterized protein LOC125287527 (The sequence of the model RefSeq protein was modified relative to this genomic sequence to represent the inferred CDS: inserted 1 base in 1 codon), whose amino-acid sequence is MCRHHDVFPVVNAKHFGNPRHKQQVGKRARLDCWEVFKMPSTCCVINCNSRSHDRSGVKLKNGISYYRFPAWKNNSTSHVSEVTKRRRMAWIAAVRRPKITFDNSPPHMMVCSKHFHKGKPAYEMIECDPDWAPSLYLGHTEVKVTNTDRFKRLRRRATRSQQPQPPHTGPEAEFDIAAPLYPDNTTSATEMEGLVNPPPSPGTVHTGPETELNEPAHLFPDYSAPVAEIEGQETQPLPPAPDNACREEDMETETSGDAGAPMGNADEQQKCTKCALRTKEIIRLQEENRKLKGELSKKALDENFLKNNDLKVKYYTGLPSFSLLMGVLMQIIPSLPKTKERKLSHFQMLLLTLMRLRLDLPVEHVAHLFDISRHTAYNLFFETINVLHAHLSPLVYWPKRHCIQASMPHQYVEMFGNRVTVIIDCFELFIERAQNLRAKAQTYSNYKSRYTMKYLIGITPQGTISFISKGWGGRASDKQITENSGFSSEXSSGDLVLADRGFDIKESVALVGATLKIPAFTRGHSQLNAKDVEETRKLAHVRIHVERVIGCMRSKFNILNDTIRLGFVVPCEGEDKTLLDKIVVVCCALTNMCPSIVVKPSC